In Nitrosopumilaceae archaeon, the following are encoded in one genomic region:
- a CDS encoding multicopper oxidase domain-containing protein, translating into MVSSTIMFSVIIVLAVALTGVVVYMFTENSHQNTMMETSAPSQLQGTTRTYYIASDEVKWNFAPAQINLITGKPYDNDTGLYVKNTKDHIGSVYLKCLYQGYTDDTFTTLQPVTDKWKHLGVMGPVIHAEVGDTVKVVFKNNCRIPTSMHPHGLFYLKESEGAQYNDNVFGSDKGGAVVLSGENYTYTWQVPQRAGPGPNDPSSVLWMYHSHVDEVGDTYAGLVGPIIVTRHGMANPDGTPRDVDQEFVTLFTIFDENRSPYLDYNSQTFPQDPKSVNQNDPDFIESNKKHSINGYIFGNLPGLEMKENTHVRWYVAGMGTETDIHTPHWHGQTLLMNGMRTDMVELLPMSMKVLDMVPDDTGIWLFHCHVNDHIKAGMLALFTVEKNNQTQSTT; encoded by the coding sequence ATGGTATCTTCTACTATAATGTTTAGCGTAATTATCGTACTTGCTGTAGCATTAACAGGAGTTGTTGTTTACATGTTTACTGAAAACTCACATCAAAATACCATGATGGAAACATCAGCACCTTCCCAACTTCAAGGTACAACTCGCACATACTATATTGCATCAGATGAAGTAAAATGGAATTTTGCTCCAGCACAAATCAATCTAATTACTGGAAAACCTTATGATAACGATACAGGTCTTTATGTAAAAAACACCAAAGACCACATCGGAAGTGTATATCTAAAATGTCTTTACCAAGGATATACTGATGACACCTTTACAACACTACAACCTGTAACTGACAAATGGAAACATCTTGGTGTGATGGGACCAGTGATTCATGCCGAAGTTGGAGATACAGTCAAGGTCGTATTCAAGAATAATTGTCGCATTCCAACCAGCATGCATCCTCACGGTCTGTTTTATTTGAAAGAATCAGAAGGGGCACAATACAACGACAATGTTTTTGGTTCAGACAAAGGTGGTGCCGTTGTATTATCTGGAGAAAACTATACCTATACTTGGCAGGTGCCTCAACGAGCTGGTCCGGGACCTAACGATCCAAGCTCAGTTCTTTGGATGTATCATTCTCATGTAGATGAAGTGGGGGACACATATGCTGGACTTGTAGGTCCTATAATTGTCACACGACATGGGATGGCAAATCCTGACGGCACTCCAAGGGATGTTGATCAAGAATTTGTAACACTGTTTACAATCTTTGATGAAAACCGTAGTCCTTATCTTGATTACAACAGTCAGACATTTCCGCAGGATCCAAAAAGTGTAAACCAAAATGATCCTGATTTTATTGAAAGCAACAAAAAGCATTCGATCAACGGTTACATTTTCGGTAATCTTCCAGGACTAGAAATGAAAGAAAATACTCATGTTCGCTGGTATGTAGCAGGGATGGGTACCGAAACAGACATTCACACTCCTCATTGGCATGGACAGACTCTCTTGATGAATGGTATGAGGACTGACATGGTGGAATTGCTTCCAATGAGCATGAAAGTTTTAGACATGGTACCTGACGATACAGGAATTTGGTTATTCCACTGTCATGTCAATGATCACATCAAGGCTGGCATGTTGGCGCTATTTACAGTAGAGAAGAACAATCAGACACAGAGTACAACTTGA
- a CDS encoding NAD(P)-dependent alcohol dehydrogenase: protein MKVNGYAAQKAKASLAPYSFERREPGPFDVLIDINYCGICHTDIHQVGDEWGGSQFPMVPGHEITGIVSQVGPKVTRYKKGDRVGVGCFVDSCRKCEPCKKNLEQYCTGGMVTTYNGFERDGTPTQGGYSNNIVVDENYVLKIPDNLPLDRTAPLLCAGITLYSPLMHWKAGPGKKVAIIGLGGIGHMGVKIAHALGAEVTVLSHSLKKQEDGKKLGADYFYATSDPATFEKLKGHFDLIINTVSAELDWNQYLELLALDGAMVVVGIPEKQTPVGSFPLVAGRRSLAGSLIGGIKETQEMLDFCSKHNIASEIEIIPIEKVNEAYKRVLNSDVRYRFVIDIKSLEKQ from the coding sequence ATGAAAGTTAATGGGTATGCAGCACAAAAAGCAAAGGCATCTCTTGCACCATACTCATTTGAAAGACGCGAGCCAGGACCCTTTGATGTTCTAATCGATATTAATTACTGCGGAATCTGCCATACCGATATACACCAAGTAGGTGACGAATGGGGAGGCTCGCAATTTCCAATGGTTCCAGGTCATGAGATTACTGGAATAGTGTCACAAGTTGGTCCCAAAGTGACTAGATACAAAAAAGGCGACAGGGTGGGAGTAGGATGCTTTGTAGATTCGTGTCGCAAGTGCGAGCCCTGCAAAAAAAACCTAGAGCAGTATTGTACGGGTGGAATGGTAACAACATACAACGGATTTGAAAGAGATGGAACTCCAACCCAAGGCGGATATTCAAACAATATAGTTGTAGATGAAAACTATGTGCTAAAAATTCCAGACAATCTTCCACTGGATAGGACAGCGCCACTTTTGTGTGCTGGAATAACACTCTACTCTCCTTTAATGCACTGGAAGGCAGGACCAGGAAAAAAAGTTGCAATAATTGGTCTTGGTGGCATAGGCCACATGGGAGTAAAAATTGCACATGCATTGGGTGCCGAAGTTACAGTTCTTAGTCACTCACTAAAAAAACAAGAGGACGGAAAAAAACTTGGAGCTGATTATTTTTATGCCACATCTGATCCTGCAACGTTTGAAAAACTAAAAGGACATTTTGATCTTATCATAAATACCGTATCAGCAGAGCTTGACTGGAACCAGTACCTGGAACTTTTAGCCCTTGATGGTGCAATGGTTGTAGTTGGAATTCCAGAAAAGCAAACACCTGTTGGTTCGTTTCCACTGGTTGCAGGCCGCCGCAGTCTTGCAGGTTCATTAATTGGTGGAATAAAAGAGACACAAGAGATGCTTGATTTTTGCTCTAAACATAACATTGCAAGCGAGATAGAAATAATACCAATTGAAAAGGTAAATGAAGCTTACAAGCGCGTACTAAACAGCGATGTTCGATACAGATTTGTCATTGATATTAAATCACTTGAAAAACAGTGA
- a CDS encoding fibronectin type III domain-containing protein, translating into MRQIQSLDKLMNSKFIAITLAIIISIIALDQFHSVNAELQTGKSYIIYANGHDVGNNIAYTLELQLLIGSGSSNKIPIYLVEGLIIHDGQDFITSSNWKGTLLKNDGLIMLSGNATTYDGTQLSMILFGKLVNNTEDGANYKLVGRLIHKKQPIILTQITEIIDVHSLTQKQIYKEMPHIFINQNKDLQRLEVQPTKKIDAITVIVKQPGRVYTHNYIYSVTAKVYLLKENPKDDFYLHGGEVQGAHINISIINQNDEIVESFDGITDRFGFFSNLFIIPDDFTAGTYVVHVTAEKDGINDTDDSVLYVFHPPIREAAKTVAPVISPDSPTGLAATTQNKNKIDLSWIAPTTVNVRGYEIDRESPVGAGWIILTTVMDKKTNYSDKGLQSKTEYNYRVSAIYVDHTSGPSNAASAITK; encoded by the coding sequence ATGCGTCAAATACAATCGTTAGACAAACTGATGAATAGTAAATTTATCGCAATTACACTTGCCATAATTATATCAATTATTGCACTCGATCAATTTCATTCTGTTAATGCCGAACTTCAGACGGGAAAAAGCTATATCATATATGCAAACGGGCATGACGTTGGAAATAACATAGCATACACACTAGAACTGCAATTATTGATCGGATCAGGATCTTCCAATAAAATTCCGATCTACTTGGTAGAGGGATTGATAATTCATGATGGTCAAGATTTTATAACTTCTAGTAATTGGAAAGGCACTCTTCTAAAAAATGACGGATTAATTATGCTTTCAGGAAATGCTACCACTTATGATGGAACTCAACTATCCATGATATTATTTGGAAAATTGGTTAATAACACAGAAGATGGTGCAAATTATAAACTCGTAGGGCGTTTGATTCATAAAAAACAACCCATTATTTTAACTCAAATTACTGAAATAATAGACGTCCACTCTTTAACTCAAAAACAAATTTACAAAGAAATGCCGCACATATTTATAAATCAAAATAAAGATTTGCAAAGACTTGAAGTGCAACCAACAAAAAAAATTGATGCTATTACTGTTATAGTAAAGCAACCAGGAAGGGTGTATACTCACAATTATATTTATAGTGTTACAGCAAAAGTTTACCTGCTCAAAGAAAACCCAAAAGACGATTTTTATCTACATGGAGGTGAAGTACAAGGCGCACATATCAATATCAGTATAATAAATCAAAATGATGAAATAGTAGAATCATTTGACGGCATAACTGATAGGTTTGGATTTTTTTCTAATCTATTTATCATACCCGACGACTTTACTGCTGGCACATATGTGGTTCATGTAACTGCAGAAAAAGATGGAATTAATGATACTGATGATAGTGTGTTGTACGTATTTCATCCACCAATACGCGAGGCAGCTAAAACTGTGGCACCTGTAATTTCGCCAGATTCACCAACAGGATTGGCTGCAACTACCCAAAACAAAAATAAAATAGATCTATCATGGATTGCTCCAACTACTGTTAATGTCCGAGGTTATGAAATAGATCGGGAATCACCTGTCGGCGCTGGATGGATAATATTGACAACTGTTATGGATAAAAAAACAAATTATTCAGATAAGGGTTTGCAATCAAAAACAGAATACAATTACAGAGTTTCTGCAATCTATGTAGATCATACAAGTGGACCATCAAATGCTGCAAGTGCAATAACAAAATAA
- a CDS encoding fibronectin type III domain-containing protein, with the protein MKKAYRYLIPIVIFVLLIPSFASLYSVNAQLLPVAPSPPTNLVANAVSSSEIDLSWAAPSNLGGLILSGYQIERSANGGISWSTIVPNTGSTATTYSDTGLNPSTSYMYRVSAINAVGTSSPSNTASATTKAPPATAPQPPTSLTATGISSSQINLSWTAPSNNGGSAITGYKIERSTDSGTTWSTVQSNTANTATTYSDTGLAATTTYTYRVSAINSVGTSSPSNTASATTGTTSTAPQPPTGLTATAASSSQINLSWTAPANNGGSAITGYKIERSTDSGTTWSTVIANTGSTATTYSDNGLAASTTYTYRVSAINSVGASPPSNTASATTSSATISGSSISLNTNSVNVGTSVRITGAKFAPNSPITISYDSYTYAFNSASDAPTPSNIQTDSNGGFVGIISVQHSVAGTHTIIVQDAAKNTATASVTMTPHVFTYPTSGAAGSQVLIPDSNGNGFAASSPITISFDGATVATSSTITTDTTGNFGGTFTIPSAASLGTHQIQVSDGMGNVYPISFTVVSSSTPTFNIQPIATGLSIPDRMAFIPDNGPGVDGTGTFMVLEKNTGNVIVYKNTGSQFAKQATPFVTIPNLLTGFEDNGLLGIAFDPNWTNSKLVYFYVTRTVSGSPVNEVIRYHATTDSSGNIVADSSVGEQLILSSPGWQDGHNGGCLKFDSAGNLYITDSDGWTFKGQDLTILQAKMLRITPLASPDASGKLYSIPSTNPFASSTDTSIKKEIWGYGVRNPYTFDIDSKSGRIYASDVGYNAWESIKDFTTAGANAGWSNYESPPFGNPQNLASYTPPVYWYPHEGVESQTAPEGLQAITGAAFYHGTYYPNLEGAYFFADYGVHMISALLPSSTAPPTIDPASGVPKGQVVPIYFDKSTLPIDLEVWNGALYFVDLSGSINVLNYGSSQPPSGGGSGSTLSPTSLTATAVSSSQINLSLTAPNNIGGLVAGYKIERVTGSNTNWVTIVPSTGSTATTYSDTGLSQSTIYTYRVSALYVGGVTSDPSNTASATTQCAICKLTVTTKLTTGVSLDGMYSELRNSTGGLVSSGFTPIVFDLKTGEQYTVGMGDYNTFVFDHWSDTGSSVNPRSVSITNNTQITAVYRDTAPLVLSPSQGPAGTTVTVTGTAFSPNQTITISYDGGTIATNPATITSNPTGGFTATFQVPLGSIGKHTVLATDGINTHSATFMDTQGP; encoded by the coding sequence TTGAAAAAAGCATATCGGTATTTGATCCCAATTGTGATTTTTGTCCTTTTGATACCATCATTTGCGAGTCTGTATTCTGTAAATGCACAACTTTTACCTGTAGCACCTAGTCCTCCAACAAATCTAGTTGCAAACGCAGTTTCATCATCTGAGATTGATCTGAGCTGGGCTGCTCCATCTAACCTTGGTGGCTTGATACTATCAGGCTACCAGATTGAGAGATCAGCCAATGGCGGCATCAGCTGGTCTACTATTGTGCCAAATACTGGCTCTACAGCTACAACATATTCTGATACTGGACTGAATCCAAGCACCAGTTACATGTACAGAGTATCTGCAATTAATGCAGTAGGAACAAGCTCACCATCAAACACTGCATCTGCTACAACCAAAGCTCCGCCAGCTACAGCTCCTCAACCGCCAACCAGTCTTACAGCTACAGGTATATCATCATCGCAGATCAACCTATCATGGACTGCTCCAAGCAATAACGGCGGCTCTGCAATAACTGGTTACAAGATAGAGAGATCAACTGATAGTGGAACTACCTGGTCTACTGTTCAATCAAATACAGCAAACACAGCTACAACTTATTCTGATACTGGACTTGCTGCAACTACAACCTACACATACAGAGTATCAGCGATAAACTCAGTTGGTACAAGCTCTCCATCAAACACAGCCTCTGCAACTACAGGTACCACATCTACAGCACCACAACCACCAACTGGATTAACAGCCACAGCTGCATCATCATCACAAATTAATCTAAGCTGGACTGCTCCTGCAAACAACGGAGGTTCAGCAATCACAGGTTACAAGATTGAAAGATCAACTGACAGTGGTACAACATGGAGTACAGTAATAGCAAATACTGGCTCTACAGCTACGACATATTCAGATAATGGACTTGCAGCAAGTACCACATACACCTACAGAGTTTCAGCAATTAATAGTGTAGGTGCCAGTCCTCCATCTAACACTGCATCTGCAACTACATCTAGTGCAACTATATCTGGTTCTAGTATCTCACTTAATACAAACTCTGTTAATGTAGGCACATCAGTTAGAATCACAGGTGCCAAGTTTGCACCAAACTCTCCAATTACCATATCGTATGATTCCTATACATATGCATTCAACTCTGCAAGCGACGCACCGACTCCATCTAATATTCAAACCGATTCTAATGGTGGTTTTGTTGGAATAATTTCAGTACAGCATTCTGTTGCAGGAACTCACACCATAATAGTTCAGGATGCAGCAAAAAATACTGCTACTGCCAGTGTCACAATGACACCTCATGTATTTACCTATCCGACATCAGGAGCTGCCGGCTCCCAAGTACTGATTCCAGATTCCAACGGTAATGGCTTTGCAGCTAGTTCTCCAATTACCATATCATTTGATGGTGCGACAGTTGCGACTTCAAGTACCATAACTACTGATACCACTGGTAACTTTGGAGGAACCTTCACCATACCCAGTGCAGCTTCACTTGGCACACACCAGATTCAAGTATCAGATGGTATGGGTAACGTCTATCCTATTTCATTTACTGTAGTCAGCTCGTCTACTCCTACATTTAACATTCAACCTATAGCAACAGGGCTCAGTATTCCAGACAGAATGGCCTTTATTCCAGATAACGGACCTGGCGTAGATGGCACTGGAACATTTATGGTTCTTGAAAAAAATACTGGAAATGTAATCGTATATAAAAATACAGGTAGCCAATTTGCAAAACAGGCAACACCATTTGTAACAATACCGAATCTTCTAACAGGATTTGAAGACAATGGACTATTGGGAATTGCATTTGATCCAAACTGGACAAACTCAAAACTAGTTTACTTTTATGTTACAAGAACTGTATCAGGATCTCCAGTAAATGAGGTTATCAGATATCATGCTACAACAGATTCATCTGGAAATATAGTAGCAGATTCTTCTGTAGGTGAGCAGCTCATACTTAGTTCTCCAGGTTGGCAGGATGGTCATAACGGAGGCTGTCTCAAGTTTGACTCTGCAGGAAACCTCTACATTACTGATAGTGACGGATGGACATTCAAGGGACAGGACTTGACAATATTGCAAGCAAAGATGCTTAGAATCACTCCACTTGCATCCCCTGACGCTAGTGGAAAACTATATTCAATTCCAAGTACAAATCCATTTGCATCAAGTACTGATACATCAATCAAAAAAGAGATCTGGGGTTATGGAGTAAGAAATCCATATACATTTGATATTGATTCAAAGTCAGGCAGAATTTACGCATCAGATGTGGGTTACAATGCATGGGAGAGCATAAAGGACTTTACTACTGCTGGTGCAAATGCTGGATGGTCAAACTATGAGAGCCCACCATTTGGTAATCCACAAAACTTGGCAAGCTATACACCACCTGTATACTGGTATCCACACGAAGGAGTAGAATCGCAGACAGCGCCAGAGGGTCTTCAGGCTATCACAGGGGCAGCCTTTTACCATGGTACCTATTATCCAAATCTCGAAGGTGCCTACTTTTTTGCAGATTATGGAGTGCACATGATTTCTGCACTCTTGCCATCAAGTACAGCTCCACCTACAATTGATCCTGCAAGTGGAGTTCCAAAAGGACAGGTTGTACCAATATACTTTGATAAATCTACTTTGCCAATTGATCTTGAAGTCTGGAACGGAGCACTATACTTTGTTGACCTTAGTGGAAGCATCAATGTACTAAACTATGGATCTAGTCAACCACCTAGTGGAGGAGGTTCTGGAAGTACACTCTCTCCAACAAGCCTTACAGCTACTGCAGTATCATCATCGCAGATCAATCTATCCTTGACAGCACCAAATAACATTGGTGGTTTGGTAGCAGGATACAAGATAGAAAGAGTAACTGGTAGTAATACAAATTGGGTCACTATCGTACCCAGCACTGGTTCCACAGCAACAACATATTCAGATACTGGACTTTCTCAAAGTACAATCTACACCTACAGAGTATCTGCACTGTATGTTGGTGGAGTAACAAGTGACCCGTCTAACACTGCATCTGCAACAACACAATGTGCCATATGCAAGTTGACCGTGACAACCAAACTGACAACAGGAGTATCTCTTGATGGGATGTATTCAGAGTTACGCAATTCCACTGGAGGATTGGTCTCATCAGGATTCACTCCTATTGTGTTTGATCTAAAGACTGGAGAGCAGTATACAGTTGGGATGGGAGATTACAACACATTTGTGTTTGATCATTGGAGTGATACTGGTTCATCAGTGAATCCAAGATCAGTATCTATAACAAACAACACTCAGATTACTGCTGTTTATCGCGATACAGCACCGCTAGTTCTCAGTCCATCACAAGGACCTGCAGGTACCACTGTGACTGTAACTGGTACTGCATTCTCACCTAATCAAACAATTACCATATCCTATGATGGTGGTACAATTGCCACAAATCCAGCTACTATTACTTCAAATCCAACAGGAGGTTTTACAGCTACATTCCAAGTACCTCTAGGATCAATTGGTAAACATACAGTTCTAGCAACAGATGGTATCAATACCCACTCTGCTACATTTATGGACACTCAAGGCCCCTAA
- a CDS encoding choice-of-anchor C family protein, with protein sequence MKINGKYLSFVLIAVILIGTSVLSIPQNAFATTNLASNGSFENPNSCSSPFTTLNSPSTTITGWTVGGQSIDWICGYWAASDGTKSIDLSGNAAGSVSQDLTTIPGATYAVTFDMSGNTDGGNTIKQLTATAPGYSQPHTYDTTGHHSGTNWVQHSFSFTATGTISTLSFTSNELNPYGPALDNVNVVLSKCPAGFVPGERDNTCVPSNTSIPEFPFSFSLVIIFVAVTAVYLGIRQKMIPGFKSF encoded by the coding sequence ATGAAAATAAATGGTAAATATCTTTCATTTGTATTGATAGCAGTAATTCTTATTGGCACTTCAGTTTTATCGATTCCTCAAAATGCATTTGCAACAACAAACCTTGCATCTAACGGAAGCTTTGAGAATCCAAATTCATGTAGTTCCCCATTCACCACATTAAACTCTCCTAGTACTACTATAACAGGTTGGACAGTTGGAGGTCAAAGCATTGACTGGATATGTGGTTATTGGGCGGCCTCAGATGGCACTAAAAGCATTGATTTGAGCGGTAATGCAGCAGGTTCTGTCAGTCAAGATCTTACTACCATACCAGGGGCAACATACGCCGTAACTTTTGACATGTCAGGAAACACTGATGGTGGTAATACCATCAAACAATTGACAGCTACTGCACCTGGTTACTCTCAGCCACATACCTATGATACAACTGGTCACCATAGTGGTACAAATTGGGTACAGCACTCTTTTTCATTTACTGCAACAGGTACTATATCCACACTATCGTTTACAAGTAATGAATTAAATCCATATGGTCCAGCTCTAGACAATGTCAATGTAGTTTTATCTAAATGTCCTGCTGGATTTGTACCTGGAGAACGGGATAATACATGTGTTCCATCTAATACTTCAATTCCAGAATTTCCATTTTCATTTAGCTTGGTAATAATATTTGTTGCAGTAACAGCAGTGTATCTTGGTATAAGACAAAAGATGATACCGGGCTTTAAGAGTTTTTAG
- a CDS encoding nickel-binding protein, whose protein sequence is MPIFLDVHKVPFSEDNLKELCQSPRDEFGVRHINLFYNRESRVCFCLLEAPNKEMVEDHHTKADIKCEWITEVVMAAPMKPQGPDPQKSS, encoded by the coding sequence TTGCCAATATTTCTTGATGTTCACAAGGTACCATTTTCAGAAGACAATCTAAAAGAACTATGTCAATCACCGCGCGATGAGTTTGGTGTCAGACACATCAACCTGTTCTACAACAGAGAATCACGTGTATGTTTTTGTTTACTTGAGGCTCCTAACAAAGAGATGGTTGAGGACCATCATACCAAAGCTGACATCAAGTGCGAGTGGATTACCGAGGTAGTCATGGCAGCACCAATGAAGCCACAAGGCCCGGATCCACAAAAATCTAGTTGA
- a CDS encoding collagen-like protein, which translates to MTINKNKTILALSIATTLVLSGVFLTSSTLTTALAQVTNAPTTPTSDCPPIGQVEHWDKIIFTVEDLPKRFSNLNHHQFDLKVVDQPNTVVDLNQQVLQSFVSQYPLIPAEVQVVKIKIIDDKYETVTCGQTGPQGQAGATGPAGAIGPAGPVGATGATGPAGPVGPAGPPGTGSTAVTFYRVQDLSATPEPDHSNISTSRAFCHLGDVATGGGFSWSIDNPPNVQILWSNSLAYPPGWTVAMQGTNSPPGWAAEAECVHVGP; encoded by the coding sequence ATGACTATTAATAAAAACAAAACAATACTCGCTCTGAGCATAGCAACAACACTAGTTCTAAGTGGGGTTTTTCTTACATCAAGCACACTTACTACGGCATTGGCCCAAGTAACAAATGCGCCTACAACTCCAACATCTGATTGTCCTCCAATTGGTCAAGTTGAACACTGGGACAAGATCATATTTACCGTAGAAGATCTGCCCAAGAGGTTCTCAAATTTAAATCACCACCAATTTGATCTCAAAGTCGTTGATCAACCCAACACAGTAGTAGATCTGAACCAACAAGTACTGCAATCATTTGTTTCACAATACCCTTTGATCCCAGCCGAAGTGCAGGTTGTCAAGATAAAAATCATTGATGACAAGTACGAAACAGTAACTTGCGGTCAAACAGGTCCACAAGGCCAGGCTGGTGCAACAGGTCCAGCAGGTGCAATAGGTCCAGCTGGTCCAGTGGGTGCAACAGGTGCAACAGGTCCAGCAGGCCCAGTGGGTCCAGCAGGTCCACCTGGGACAGGAAGTACCGCTGTGACATTTTACCGGGTTCAAGACTTAAGTGCTACTCCAGAACCTGACCATTCAAACATCTCTACTTCTCGTGCATTTTGTCACTTGGGTGATGTGGCAACTGGTGGAGGATTTTCTTGGTCCATTGATAATCCACCAAATGTACAGATTTTATGGTCAAATTCACTAGCCTATCCTCCAGGATGGACGGTAGCGATGCAGGGCACCAATTCACCACCTGGTTGGGCTGCAGAAGCAGAGTGCGTACATGTGGGACCATAA
- a CDS encoding ParA family protein, which produces MAKCIAFHSYKGGTGKTTIACNFAAALVKKGYKVFLLDLDVSAPSIQAYFEKSPKRWVNDFLINEADVDDLATDMTNVITEHDKQNASSNENSKKGKLWVGFCNPKKEEIYKLEGGKEEISKMQLLRKFILLREQLISEFGVDYIIIDTSPGIRYWSINALAVADILFLTLKMGDLDIDGTKKMADDIYGSLTKFGAKSYLILNRVAGFCVPNIITKSLSENNPSVLVQQGSDVNDRISKTVGMDVISAIPCYCDIQFSRKEFLTVLKHPDHPFADQIKRLSEDAQVKV; this is translated from the coding sequence ATGGCCAAGTGCATTGCTTTTCATTCATACAAGGGCGGTACTGGAAAAACAACAATAGCATGCAATTTTGCAGCTGCATTGGTAAAAAAAGGATACAAAGTATTTCTGCTCGATCTAGATGTTTCTGCCCCTAGCATACAGGCCTATTTTGAGAAATCACCAAAGAGATGGGTTAATGACTTTTTAATTAATGAAGCAGATGTTGATGATTTAGCCACTGATATGACAAATGTCATTACTGAACATGACAAACAAAATGCTTCATCAAATGAAAATAGTAAGAAAGGAAAACTATGGGTTGGTTTTTGCAATCCAAAAAAAGAAGAGATATACAAACTTGAGGGTGGAAAAGAAGAAATTTCAAAGATGCAACTGCTTCGCAAGTTTATACTTTTAAGAGAACAACTGATTTCGGAATTTGGAGTAGACTATATAATAATTGATACTAGTCCTGGCATAAGATATTGGTCAATTAACGCATTGGCAGTAGCTGACATATTATTTCTAACACTCAAGATGGGTGATTTGGATATTGATGGCACAAAAAAGATGGCAGATGATATCTATGGCTCCTTAACAAAGTTTGGCGCCAAATCATATCTAATTTTAAACAGAGTTGCAGGCTTTTGTGTCCCTAATATAATAACCAAATCCTTGTCTGAAAATAATCCAAGTGTTCTAGTTCAGCAAGGATCTGATGTTAATGATAGGATTTCTAAAACGGTAGGAATGGACGTGATATCTGCAATTCCATGCTATTGTGATATTCAATTTAGCAGAAAGGAATTTCTGACCGTACTAAAACATCCTGATCATCCTTTTGCGGATCAAATCAAACGTCTCTCCGAAGATGCTCAAGTTAAAGTTTAA
- a CDS encoding DUF899 family protein yields the protein MTKTSEKLSEKVSDYYFLDSENQKINLSKLFGKKNDLILIHNMGKTCPYCTMWADGFNGLLPHLEDRATFVVSSPDEPATQKEFANSRRWKFKMVSTKGTSFAKDMGFEKDGMPQPGVSVFYKDGDKIIRVGHDNFGPGDRFCPTFPLFDLLKDGTNNWQAKFKY from the coding sequence GTGACAAAAACTTCAGAAAAACTTTCAGAGAAGGTAAGCGATTATTACTTTTTAGATTCCGAAAATCAAAAAATTAATCTCTCTAAATTATTTGGCAAAAAGAACGATCTAATTCTTATCCATAACATGGGCAAAACCTGTCCTTACTGTACAATGTGGGCTGATGGCTTTAATGGCCTGTTGCCTCATCTGGAGGATCGTGCTACGTTTGTAGTCTCATCACCAGACGAGCCTGCAACCCAAAAAGAATTTGCAAACTCACGAAGATGGAAGTTTAAGATGGTCTCTACCAAAGGAACATCCTTTGCAAAAGATATGGGATTTGAAAAAGATGGAATGCCACAACCTGGAGTTTCCGTATTCTACAAAGACGGTGACAAAATAATACGTGTTGGCCATGATAACTTTGGGCCAGGAGATAGATTTTGTCCAACTTTCCCTTTGTTTGATCTATTAAAAGACGGTACAAATAACTGGCAAGCGAAATTCAAATACTAG
- a CDS encoding (4Fe-4S)-binding protein — MLKITWDDKICTHSGNCVKSLPSVFQVKDGKFVIIPDGAPEDQIRKTVHACPSGALQIRE; from the coding sequence ATGCTAAAAATTACATGGGACGATAAAATTTGTACACATTCAGGTAATTGTGTAAAAAGTCTTCCTTCTGTATTTCAAGTAAAGGATGGAAAATTTGTTATCATTCCAGACGGTGCACCTGAGGATCAAATTCGTAAAACTGTACATGCATGTCCATCTGGTGCCTTGCAAATTCGAGAATAA